The genomic region CAAACAGGATTCCCAAGATGATGTTTGCAAAGATTCAGATGGAGGAACTTTTGAGATTGGGAAAGATAAGTGGCTTGATGATAACCATCCATTCTCCATTTTATTGATGCCTCGCAGCTTACTGATATTCAAGGACAAGGCATACTCAGGTTATTCTCAACTTCTATACTAAACCCTTGCATAAAGCTATAGAAGAAATTTATGAACCTTAATCTCTTCTGTTCTTAACTAAAATTTTTGTCACATTCTGCATGTGATTACAGATTACTTGCATGGTATAAAAGATTGTGCAGTACATTGCTATGATGGGGTAAGGCTACAGATTGCTAAAATTGTTCTGCCCAAAATCATTCATTTCATGTCTGTGTTCTCATGCTTCAAAATCTGTCCTTTTTAGGCTGTAAATGAAGCTGAAGCTTTGAAACACAAGGAATCAGATGGAAACTTGTTTAGCTCAGAGGATGATGAATTGGAAACAATAGGAAAGGGGGAATATAAGAATATATCAAGAAAATCCACTAGAATTTCATTGACTTGTCGATTGGTACCGAAAGTTCACAAAAATTTGTTTAGgttttgaaattatatattttgttccaTCCCCATCCCATCTAAAGTTCAACTGTAACCTCTTCTgtgtttttttctctccttggggGCTTTCTTACATTATCATCTTTAGGCTATGTTTAGATATCTAATGCtgagtggaatgaaatgaatTGAGATGGAATGgaataaagttattattttattgtttgtagATTTTTGTttgatgtaattaaaaaaaaaagaactagtTCCACCTCATATCCCAGAGAGGGAAAGAAAAGGGAGGGAGCATTGGATGGAATGATTAGATTCCATTCTATTATATCTTATTTCAAATCCAAACAATTGAAACTAACATCATTACATTCCATTTTACTCAACTCCTTTCCTTTTCATCAATCCAAAAACAGTCTTACTAGTAAGTTTGGTTAAATTTATTATGGAGAAACAATTACTTGTTTCATCTAACTTTCTAAAAGAGCTTTTGATAATTAAGCTATTATTTATCCATAATTAAGTTAGACCAAACATTAGACTTCACTCAGCAAGTCAGCGTAAGAGATCTGTGaggatataattttatgtatagTGCATGTACTCAGAGAGTAACGTGGAATTGGATTAACTCCATATAAAAAAACTTTGTATCTTTtccaatgaataaaaaaatattaaacataaaacttaGAATTCAATAATCTaattataactttaaaattaattttaggaaGTACTAGTACTATCTAACAAGACCAATATGATGATTTATCTGTAACACGAATGATGTTAAACTTTGTTTTGtatggataaaaatatatttttctatgatGGATCTATACACACGCCCTCCTTGCAAGTTGGTCTTAGTCCCATTTCTGATATGGTGGTGACTTCTCTCCTGGCATcgataattttgattttgagtgTCTAACCAAGCCACTGTTTTTTTTCAGTGAATATTACCTCCTACCTCTAAACGAAATtccttttatattcttttcctcaaataaaataaaatgtttttttgtttaaacttaaatttcCTACCATTCATTTTCATGTAGtatattcaatatataattactctataattattaaataatttaatttaattatattataattaatattgagtattaattaaagaatcatACTAATTAGTGTCTTGATACATTGGATTAAGAAACtagacaaaatatttattacataaatttatcagagtataaaaaaataatggataGCAACATAGTGTAATTCATCAATTTTTCACCaaccaataaaaatatctttactcATAACTAATGTCCTTTGGACACATTTGTTTTGAttagatatataaaataattaaattaaattgaatatatataaaaaaaaataagaaagaacccTACTGTGGAGAAGTTATGATTTCTGAATCAGATGACGTTTGAAGTCTGAAAGCATCAACTGAGATTCCACCAACGAACGGCACTCGACGGTTTTTTCGAGTTGGTTATATAAATACGTTCACACCGTCGCGTCCATTTCGTTTTCCAATCTCTCACTCTCTTCTCCAATCCCATTTcaggttctctctctctctctctgtctctctgtctctctctctctctctcactcttctTGGATATTCATATTCCCATTTTGCCCCTTTCTCAGTGTACTTGCTCTGCTTCTACAATTCTCTCTTGGATTCTTGCTGATTCCATTCCAACCCTTTTGTGATTCTCAAGTTTCTTCACTGTTCCCACTAGCATTTGTTACAATCTTTCATGGGTTTtcgccaatttttttttttttttactgacgCTGTGTGTGTTGTTGCGTATTCTTCTTCTGTTCTTCTGTGTTTGATTTATAATTCTGGCCCCTTCACTGGTTTTCTCACTCCGCGTCGTGTTTAAGTACTGGGAGAGAAAACGGGTagacgatttttttttattttgaatttttcagttatgtaattaataaaatttttctttgagGAATTTTTCTCTTGTTTGTGTGAAGGGAGAAGTAGGAGagggaaggggggggggggggggattttGATTTGTTGAATTTAGGATTTCAATTGTCATTTGTGAAAACTAGGGGGGaaaagtttgaatttttcaattatgtgatttatttttttctctgagAATTTTTCTCGTGTTTGGATGAAGAGAAAAGTAGAATAGCGAAGGGGGAGGGGAGAATTGTGATTTATGAATGTAGgatttcattttagtttctttcattttaatttaaaaattcagaacTTTTCCCCCCTCTTATATTCTCTTTGCCTTCCATTCAAATGGACAGCGAGTGACTAGGGGGCTATAAAGGGAGACTGATACTCGGTTTTATTTTTGTGGGAAAAACGGTGGTTTTTGGAGCAATTGGCTTTATAAGAGTAGGGACTTGTCAAATGCAATCTAATGATTTATAATGAAATAGTTAAAGGATTAGGTATTGAGGAAgattttgaaaggaaaaaagtcTCAAATGTCAGCATAAGTTGGGGagaagagggggggggggggggatgaggtagaggggggggggggtgtggtGATGAGATATAGTCCTCCAAATATGGGTCATGGGTTTAATGGAATTCATAAAAGGGGGTTTTCTTCTGAATGTGATTTTAGGAAATTAAATTGATCCTTGCTTGTGTGTATAAACCAAACCCTATGCATGCTGCCAGggttcttttttagtttttcaatatatattaatttaaatttctttagagTTGTCCTCCTATACTGGCACTTATTTTtgcattcaaatttcaaaattgtaaaattgattAACAGATAAAGTGCAGTTATCAGTGgttataaaaacttaaaaaagaagTGATGTTTTactgttcattttaaattatttattataacacCACGAGTTCCCATTGCAGATTTAGAAGTCATAGAAGTAGTAACTCAGTatggatataaaaaaaataaagttggcACCAGGATAGTGTAGGATTGTTAGGAATCTGCTTTAATGTTTGTGTTTGcagataaattgattttatatgtttctaaaatttcatttttgcagtttttttattgaaccaTCCATTTTGTATTAATTGTTCTTCAATTCCTGACTTTGCTCAACAGTCTAAAAGGGAACAAGTATTGAACCATCTTTCTGTTGACTGCTGTCTAATTTCTGTTTGCCATTGCACTAATATATGTGTGAAAAATCTATGTATATATCTGATTGAGAATGctaattttgatttattgattTTGGAACTTCAACATAAGGATATTAATTTTTGGCGCCTTTTTGCTTAAAGCTGATAAATTTTTCTTCATGTTGTAGGCAAAGTTTGCCTTTGAAGGAATCAAGTAAGTCTTGTATGTGGATTTTGTGGTATTGATTTTCAATATCCGCTTTATGGTTTGAGCTTCTATTAAGAAACTGAGATACGAGCTGATCACATAGGAGTATCCAGTACTCTCTCAGATTTCATGCCTGCCATGAAAAAGGTTGTTTGGTGTTGTAGAGTAACCTTTGACTAGTCTTCTCTTCAGTTCTTTAAAATATTGCAATGCGATAATGTTGGGATTGGCCAGGGATTGGCCAAGTGCATAGAAATTTGTCAACAAGAATTTACTATTAATTGTGCCATAcacgtctctctctctcttgagtCAACTATTGGTAAAAGAGAataactttttgttttgaatttaaattagtATCCGCTGTTGAAGTTGCTGCTTTGCTTTATTCTGTCTCTTTAAGAACTTGGGTTGGGGGAGGGGGTGTGTGTGTGGATTCTTTATTCTGTGTTacacttcttttttcttttgagaaTTGCCAGCATTGTTCTCTTGTGGAaactatttataaattataactgAAGTTATATAAAACATCTCCTACTTCGTTTGCTTTATTCTTGCTGTATATATCTCTTAATTTGGTCTTTTTAAGTTAAGACGGcttttttaatcaaacaatttattttggttttgacGGGTTTccttatcaaatttaatttttatagaatatATGTTGTTGTGTTGTCTCTTGCTTTGCCTTTTGAATTGCATTTCGTCTGTTGATTGAGTTCCTTTCTTTTTCGCTTTAACAGAATCCTGAGCTAACTTGTATTGGTTCTGTATTCAACATGTTGGGGAAGGAGCTTGGAGAACCTGTAGACTTTGAACTTCCAGATTCATTTAATAAATCCAAGCCAATGCAGTACACCTATATAAAACGCAGTAATCCTTCATACATGTTCTAAAATGTTCACAAACAATAACTGTGTATCTCTCATTGCTTCCGAAGTATTTAATCCTGTTATACTTAGTTTGTCTGTTTAGATGGTGCATAGTTTTAGAtaatcttctatttttgtttgttcttataaattttagataTATATCTCACTAAGAAGGTCAAGAGATCCCGGTTTGATGATGATGGCATATTCTGTTCCTGTACTCCTTCCCCTGGATCTACTAGTGTATGTGGTAGAGATTGCCACTGTGGGTAAGTAATCCATTTGTATGTGCTTTCTGgcaattttcatgtttttattctcatttctaGGACGTGTTGACTCCATCTTAAGTAATGTTCCTGAATCTAccttaattgattatttataaaatttattaagtttATTGTCAGCAGCCAGACAACCATCCAAAATCATCATTTCTTTCTTCAGAATGTTATTTTTGGTGTCTGTCTGAGTACTTATGTTTCAATGAGTTATATAGTGTGTGGTTAATTAAGTTCTGCTTAagcatattaaatttatcatatagtAACTATTGGTATTTCTGTTTATTCTCATTGTTGCCTGACCTGAGCCCTGATAGTGATTGTTTCCCAAGCTGAGCATGACATAAGAAAGCATGTTAAAATCCCTCAAACCCCACAAAACCATCAAAGAATGGGATTGGTGTAGCTTTGATTGGTTTGGTTACATAAGTTTAACATGCAGACTTGTTCCATGGCTGAAAGGGTTACTACCTTGGACTAATCATGCCAGTGGCTAGCCCTGTGAAGTGGTGTGATGTTTAAAATGAATTGTTATTGTTTCTAGATTTTGCTGGTGCACCTAGAATAgactgttttattatttaacacaCAAAGTCTCTGCTTGTTTGttatgtaaatataatattacagATGCAAAGTCAACATAATTTTGAgtcatatatattattcatttatcaTGTTGACCGTGTTCCTGTAGAATGCTTCTGTCTAGCTGTTCATCAGGCTGTAAATGTGGGAGCTCCTGTCTCAACAAACCATTTCAGAACCGTCctgtgaaaaaaatgaaattggtcAAGGTATAAATTTCTGGCTTAGGATTTTTTCCAAGTTTGTTTCAATATAGTTCTCTTAACTCGTTAAGTTATTCCTGTGTTGTCTTTTCATTGCAAAATCATGATTCTGTTTAGAGGTCTTTGAACCTTGTCAAGGTAATGTTTGCATGTGCATGTATTGGGCATATGGTTATCTAGTTTAGctactctttttgtttttcattttaatttgtgttCATATTGCAGTGTGTATCCTTACTTACAGgtggtatttttttgtttttttttgtcttgaaagTTCTTTCTTTAGTCTTTATTCTATTCATTTTTGCTAAGCAAACTAATAAAATCTTTACAGTCATAAAAGTAAATTTGAGATTTTGGAAACTAATAATTATAtccctttcttaattgaatGTCCTCATTTTTTCCCCATTATCTCCACCGCTTTTCTATCATCCCAATACCTTATTTTTGTGCACATAGATACACGTGTCTCATGTTATATTCTAGCTTTATTTGAATTTGTAATCATTTGCATTTCTCTTCTGATATTCTTTGCTTAAAATGTCGAGAGCTTTAATATATTTCTGTAGACCGAGAAATGTGGTTCTGGAATTGTGGCGGATGAAGATATCAAGCTTGGGGAGTTTGTCATTGAATATGTTGGAGAAGGTTATAGTGAATTGTTTCCTGagggtttttatttatttattattattttaaatgctGCTTATGACTTAAGAGTGTTGCCTTTCTCTACAGTCATTGATGACAAAACATGCGAGGAAAGGCTTTGGAACATGAAACATAGTGGGGAAACAAACTTCTACTTATGTGAAATCAATCGAGATATGGTGATAGATGCAACATACAAGGGAAACAAATCAAGATACATCAATCATAGTTGCTGCCCCAATACTGAGATGCAGAAATGGTTGACtactaattgttttatttgtatgATGATTGTAGCAATATTTGGTATTTTATCCAACATCCTTTAATAGAGTTAGGAACTTCTTCTAAcaagtgcattttttttccattttaaggATAATTGATGGTGAAACAAGAATTGGCATATTTGCAACTCGTGACATACAAAAGGGCGAGCATCTTACTTATGATTACCAGTATGAGCACTTTCCTGTTTCTTTGCTTGCACCCTTTTAGTTTAACCATATTTTCTATATAGATATTTATGCCTCTGGAAAGTTTTGGTGTTGTTGGTCTCTGGAATTATGCTAGCATGACTGGCCTGGTTATTTTATGTTTCTAACTACGTAGCAGGTTTGTTCAATTTGGTGCAGATCAAGATTGCCACTGTGGTGCTGCTGAGTGTAGGCGTAAGTTGGGTGTCCGACCTACCAAGTCTAAACTTTCTTCAGATGCTGCATTAAAATTAGTTGCATATCAGGTGGCTTCATCTTCTCGTAAAAATTCTCGTAAAAAATAGCCATATTCTATCTGAGTAGATATACTCTCTCTAATCCCCATGACTCTTGAATAATAACAAAAGTactaaataaattgaattttcagCATCTTTCTATTATTGGTTGgttataaagaaatatattccatttgtttatttttatgttgtacctattgtttatttttgggTATTAATTTGTGTTACGCACATCTATCAATTCTCTCTGTTTATTATATTGGAAATTTATTAGTAGGCGCTATATTCCATttcattacattaaaaaaatcttaaaagaaaaaaactccagtatttttgtaaaaaaaatgggaGTGGAAATAATGCTGAGTTTTGACCACTACACAATTGTTAGGACATGGTTTTATATGCTTTGGTAGGATAAATAGATTGTTCTTACACCAGCCTCAGCCTGTTTCATTTTTTCCCATCTTTTTACTCTAAATTTTCAATGGAATGTTTTTCACGTACAAATTCTGAATGTATTTAGCCATTATGTTTAGTAACTACTTACCTTATTGCTTCTCTATCGATTCCTTTAATATTGGCATGTAGACTTTGATGTAACCAGTATCcaacttaaatattttgttatcaatTTGCATTCAGTTTCTCTTTATAAATTCTGCCTGCTTGATTGCTAGAATGATTCCCAATTTCCCATTGAGAATGAGAATGGGAAAGCAATGGAATGATCATCTGCTTGTCATATTTTTGTATGGTTAATAAATGATTGATAATTTGATTATATTCCTATGTTTGGTATGCCAGAGTGAAAGACTAATGGaacaggaaaaaaataaagttaattctttttcaaaaaacacGTTAAAAAATCGTTAAActccatatattttaattgaattacaGTGAATAAGATGACGCCATAAACATTAAATGTAGTTGACAGTGAGTTGGATgcacaaaaaatatgaaaatctcGATAAAAGCAGACCTAATTTAGGAACAACTAAAATCCAAATGGGTTGACATGCTCACATCTCATTTAATGGGTAACCTCTTATTGACTAGAGAAAGAGCAAGGTGgagttttgaaaattatttctgAATTGATTAATAGAACAGCTAAACATATACATAGGCTGATTCTAGAGCTAACCTAGGATTTTACAGGGAAACAAATATGTCCTAATTACAAGGGAAATAAATCTGTACAGAATAAAAGGAACAATAGGGAAAATTTTGAGTTAATCATGCTAATTATAATATCCTCTCTCAAGTTGGGGAATGAATATCTATCATTCATTCCTAGTTTGCCAAAACCACTGTGTAGGAAATCCCCAAGACCATTATCCAGCTCCTCCTTGATAAAGTGCCAGTTTATCTCCATGTTCTATTTGTATAACGTTGAACCGGGTTGTGTGAAATACCCATGACTGACTTGTCACGTAACGGCTTCATATTTTATTGAGGTCATCAAGTATGATCTTCATCAATAGCTCACAAATCCCTTGTACCAAAGCCTGAAATTCTGTACCACTCTTGACCTCACAACATTTTGGTTTTTTACTGCCTAAAAGCATACAGTATCCTGAGGTGAATCTCCTCTCAATAAGTGGTTCTGTATAATTTGCATTTGTGCATacctccatgcccctatttctTGAACAGTTGGCCTCTTCCTATACTGGTCTTCTATTTATTAGCCACACGAGTTATTCCTAAAttggaaatttttattttactaagattccttttttatttttattttatggtaaTCTAATATACTTGagttaaattcttgtgttttatATCCTAGATAGTGGCACCTACTTCAAAAGTGCTATAGCGAATAGTGGACAACGGGATTTGTGTTAAAAGGGTCATCCGTCATATTATTCACGCACCGAGTCCAAAAGTGTTGGACATAAGGGGGTGTATTGGGAaaacccaagtcccacatcggctagAGATAAGGctaatatagaatatataagtggggggcaaccctcaccctttgagctagcttttgtggttgagttaggctcaaactcacattctaagatgtatatacatataaattcaaGGTTGCCACACTTGATGAGAGTTTATGTAAACTCGTAGAGCTTCCCTAAACTCAACTCGTAGAGTTGACTTGTAAATCATTTgagtttaaataatattaatgaaattaatttcttcAAAGCATTTGAGTCATTGTAAAACACTGTCATTGTGGGGTCTAGGGAGCAAGAACTATAGTTGATTTCAAACTCATTGACTCGCTACTTGACTCTAGGTTATCCGAGTTTTTACTAGAGTTTACCCAAAATAGAGTTTAACACTCGGTTTGTCTATGTTGACTCATAAAATCGTAAAAATTTAAGAGTTAACTCGAGTTTGACAACCATTTATAAATtctcaaaaatgataaaagttactcaaaattcacaatgttcataatttacaataaaatgTCGTTTGatgtcaaaaaattaaaaagccaCACgtcttaaacaaaaaaataaatatgatgcaaCTATCCTAGATAGGAATCATCAATCACCATCTTCTAAATCCAAGTCTTTGTCATTTTCACAActactttctctctctataacCACCTTCCCCTTAACTTCTAATTTCTGCCCTTAGGCATGTTGGGCTTAAGAGTTTTGGGCCTCCAGGTGTAGACCTGGAATGGCCTCCCTATTGTTGATTGCCAGATCCtatcaaaatcccaaaaacagcCTCATAAAGAAGAGGGCTTTTTTGGTAATCAACACGTAGTGCTGCTATCTGGCCTGTTTTCAGCCCTCTATTTGATTGGTTACGACTGCTCCACTAAATTGCTTCGCTACAGCGACCTCTTTGGCGTGCTCTGCGATTGTGCACTATTTGAAATGTTGGAGATCATTTCTCTGTTTGGTTGGCAtttagtaattttataaaaaatattttattaaaaattgaaaaaataaaagtggaAAAAGAAATGTGGCAAAATAGATTGGGGATAGGTAGTTGTTGTAGAAAGTAACTTCCATTGCCCACCTTTCACCATGGGAAAGTAAGACAATTATGAACATTATGATATTCTGGGAATCGACAATTCTTTGGAATGCTTTTTCAAAACTTGTACTAAACATACAAATGAGATATTCCCAAGTTTACTTTCCTTGGAATCCTTCTTGATACCTTGAAACAAATACAACCCTAAAAGCTTATGCTGTTAAAGGTTGATGGATGTTTTAATAAGTGTCAAGAAACACATCCCTTCTTGCATGATCCTATTGGACTTGTAATATGAATAATGCACTTGCTTCTTTACCTTGggctaaaattcaaaattatgaaGAATTGGAGCACCAATGATCGAACTTAAGCTTTTAGGGAGATGATCTTTCCAAATGTCCAAGCCTATATAAATGGTCAAGTTACTGGATGAAGGACCATGAATGATTTTATATCtctaacaaacaaacaaatagagaaaaattagcATTGAATAGAGAATCAGAGGGGAGAAACTGAATTCATTCACCAAAACAGAATCATACCGGAGAGGTCTCCATTCATAGGAGGGTACAGATCAGTGACAGTTGAATTCAGTTACAACAGCTGTGCTGACTCAGTATACGTGTCTAGCACCTAATGTGAACACTGGCTACATATCTGCACAAGCTAACATACTAACCACTTAGATGCCTGGTTAGGTTCAATACTGCTATACTTAACAGGAGAGCTCTACTTTAGAACATTGTGGAAGTATAGTTGATTTGAGATTTTGGGTTTGTGATGTTagggtatttttttgtttgaaaagagtaaaaggtaaaaaatataattagaatgATTCCCAAGAGAATAGTATTTTAGACATGCTCTCCTTTATGGAGGGAATGGTCATTCTTCATTTGATGGAATGCACATTCTCATTTTAAAGGTGCTACCAATCATTCTATCCTGtcatttttttagttcatttttattACATACAATTAGTCTC from Glycine soja cultivar W05 chromosome 16, ASM419377v2, whole genome shotgun sequence harbors:
- the LOC114390977 gene encoding histone-lysine N-methyltransferase ASHH3-like isoform X1, translating into MPAMKKNPELTCIGSVFNMLGKELGEPVDFELPDSFNKSKPMQYTYIKRNIYLTKKVKRSRFDDDGIFCSCTPSPGSTSVCGRDCHCGMLLSSCSSGCKCGSSCLNKPFQNRPVKKMKLVKTEKCGSGIVADEDIKLGEFVIEYVGEVIDDKTCEERLWNMKHSGETNFYLCEINRDMVIDATYKGNKSRYINHSCCPNTEMQKWIIDGETRIGIFATRDIQKGEHLTYDYQFVQFGADQDCHCGAAECRRKLGVRPTKSKLSSDAALKLVAYQVYQNGGLQIGSSRVVDQPKCLHNCIGEVIRIKHLENERFGIIKRFDKYSRKHSIMFEDGCVEIYDMSKEDFELVR
- the LOC114390977 gene encoding histone-lysine N-methyltransferase ASHH3-like isoform X2, which gives rise to MLGKELGEPVDFELPDSFNKSKPMQYTYIKRNIYLTKKVKRSRFDDDGIFCSCTPSPGSTSVCGRDCHCGMLLSSCSSGCKCGSSCLNKPFQNRPVKKMKLVKTEKCGSGIVADEDIKLGEFVIEYVGEVIDDKTCEERLWNMKHSGETNFYLCEINRDMVIDATYKGNKSRYINHSCCPNTEMQKWIIDGETRIGIFATRDIQKGEHLTYDYQFVQFGADQDCHCGAAECRRKLGVRPTKSKLSSDAALKLVAYQVYQNGGLQIGSSRVVDQPKCLHNCIGEVIRIKHLENERFGIIKRFDKYSRKHSIMFEDGCVEIYDMSKEDFELVR